The following coding sequences are from one Halorubrum sp. BOL3-1 window:
- a CDS encoding molybdopterin synthase — MRPISIVGDGASGLARRLAGRLDGRVAVVERDGDSTGGYRPGPEPSDPTADGGTVDPTRRSDADTAIGFDAGGNWSGRGTVGGFDDLLDGLAPDHDYLLAAGKSRLRVPAVLLGPDPDPESVPGTVLATASGPDEVDLDSLVADLDGAEPWVTRETLVRRVEASADAERSGAIATFTGRVRARDAQNDDRTTHLAFEKYDGVAEERMDAVAAELTERDGVFDVRMHHRTGVIESGEDIVFVVVLAGHRREAFRTVEDGIDRLKDEVPIFKKEATESETFWVHRRD, encoded by the coding sequence ATGCGACCGATATCGATCGTCGGTGACGGGGCGTCCGGGCTGGCGCGACGGCTCGCGGGGCGGCTCGACGGGCGGGTCGCCGTCGTGGAGCGCGACGGCGACTCGACCGGGGGATACCGACCGGGTCCGGAACCGAGCGATCCGACCGCCGACGGGGGGACCGTCGACCCGACTCGACGTTCCGACGCCGACACCGCGATCGGGTTCGACGCGGGGGGAAACTGGAGCGGACGGGGGACGGTCGGGGGGTTCGACGACCTGCTGGACGGGCTCGCGCCCGACCACGACTACCTGCTGGCGGCCGGGAAATCCCGGCTGCGCGTACCCGCAGTCCTGCTCGGTCCCGATCCGGACCCCGAGAGCGTTCCGGGGACCGTCCTCGCGACCGCGAGCGGTCCCGACGAGGTCGACCTCGACTCCCTCGTGGCCGACCTCGACGGCGCCGAGCCGTGGGTCACCCGCGAGACGCTGGTGCGGCGCGTCGAGGCGTCGGCGGACGCGGAGCGGTCGGGAGCGATCGCCACGTTCACCGGTCGCGTTCGCGCCCGCGACGCCCAGAACGACGACCGGACGACGCACCTCGCGTTCGAGAAGTACGACGGGGTCGCGGAGGAACGGATGGACGCCGTCGCCGCCGAGCTCACGGAGCGCGACGGCGTCTTCGACGTGCGGATGCACCACCGCACCGGCGTGATCGAGTCGGGCGAGGACATCGTGTTCGTCGTCGTGCTCGCCGGCCACCGGCGGGAGGCGTTCCGAACCGTCGAGGACGGGATCGACCGGCTGAAAGACGAGGTGCCGATATTCAAAAAGGAGGCGACGGAGTCGGAGACGTTCTGGGTCCATCGGCGCGACTGA
- the pyrH gene encoding UMP kinase, with product MRVVVSIGGSVLAPDLGPERVAAYAEAIERVVTDGCEVGVVVGGGGVAREYIETAREIGANEVELDQLGIGTTRLNARLLIAALGDRANLAPATDYEEAAAALRRNEVAVMGGVTPGQTTDAVAAAFAESVDADLLVYATSADGVYDADPNADPDATQFASLSPAELVEVVLPMSRNAGASAPVDLLAAKLTDRAGVRSVVLDGTDPTAVVDAVLRGDHTGTDVVPVDGDEPSYWTEER from the coding sequence ATGAGAGTCGTCGTTTCCATCGGCGGGAGCGTGCTCGCGCCGGACCTCGGCCCCGAGCGCGTGGCCGCGTACGCCGAGGCGATCGAGCGGGTGGTCACCGACGGGTGCGAGGTCGGCGTCGTCGTCGGCGGGGGCGGCGTCGCGCGCGAGTACATCGAGACGGCCCGCGAGATCGGGGCCAACGAGGTCGAGCTCGACCAGTTAGGGATCGGAACCACGCGGCTCAACGCCCGCCTGCTGATCGCCGCGCTCGGCGACCGCGCGAACCTCGCGCCCGCGACCGACTACGAGGAGGCGGCCGCGGCGCTCCGCCGGAACGAGGTGGCGGTGATGGGCGGGGTCACGCCCGGTCAGACGACCGACGCAGTCGCCGCCGCGTTCGCCGAGTCGGTCGACGCCGACTTGCTCGTGTACGCCACGAGCGCCGACGGCGTGTACGACGCCGACCCCAACGCCGACCCCGACGCGACCCAGTTCGCGTCGCTGTCGCCGGCCGAGCTCGTCGAGGTCGTCCTCCCGATGAGCCGGAACGCGGGCGCCTCCGCGCCCGTCGACCTGCTCGCGGCGAAGCTGACCGACCGGGCGGGCGTCCGGTCGGTCGTCCTCGACGGGACCGACCCGACCGCCGTCGTCGACGCCGTCCTCCGCGGCGACCACACCGGGACCGACGTCGTCCCCGTCGACGGCGACGAACCGAGCTACTGGACTGAAGAGCGATGA
- the lysS gene encoding lysine--tRNA ligase — protein MSADDTPDDPADSPPADSPHILSGRSALDDEEATDDGADETFRTFWADVAADEVESEDPDDPIVIKGGVSPSGVAHLGNFNEIMRGYFVAEVLRDRGHEVRQVFSSDDRDPLRKVPRKLANGDGDIVGLGEVDAGALGRNLGKPYTSIPDPFGESESYAAHFAGLLKADADRLNVPVEMLSNTELYADGDFDDAVRTVLGDVERVREVLSEYQDKVDDEYVPFNPVCEACGKVTETVTDIDLDRETVDYVCTDMEAGGNVIEGCGHDGTATFREGKLPWRLEWPAQWGVLDVDFEPFGKDHAEGSWPSGVDVARNVFGRDPPVPMVYEWFTLNGEAFSSSEGNVVTVQELLELLEPEVLRYFFALHPKRARDLDIERLDQLVDRFDRFERAYFGGVDDPDLAAFAERAYPFVVDRVDDPPAEKPIRLPYTFAAVLGMVDDPDFRERLARDEGHIPDDADADAVDAALARVEQARNWAERTGNEYDYRLQTALPDAEFDADVAAALDDLADFVAAGNDGEAIQAEMYETARDHDVEVSDFFAAGYRLFFDDTQGPRLGEFLGELEREYVVDRLRREA, from the coding sequence ATGAGCGCGGACGACACCCCAGACGATCCGGCCGACTCCCCGCCCGCCGACTCCCCGCACATCCTCTCCGGGCGGTCCGCGCTCGACGACGAGGAGGCGACCGACGACGGGGCGGACGAGACCTTCCGCACCTTCTGGGCCGACGTGGCCGCCGACGAGGTCGAGTCCGAAGACCCCGACGATCCGATCGTGATCAAGGGGGGCGTCTCCCCGTCGGGCGTCGCTCACCTCGGTAACTTCAACGAGATCATGCGCGGCTACTTCGTTGCGGAGGTCCTCCGCGACCGGGGCCACGAGGTCCGACAGGTGTTCTCCTCCGACGACAGGGACCCGCTGCGGAAGGTCCCGCGCAAGCTGGCGAACGGCGACGGCGACATCGTCGGGTTGGGTGAGGTCGACGCGGGCGCGCTCGGCCGCAACCTCGGGAAGCCGTACACGTCCATTCCAGACCCGTTCGGTGAGTCGGAATCGTACGCGGCCCACTTCGCGGGCCTGCTGAAGGCCGACGCCGACCGGCTGAACGTCCCCGTCGAGATGCTCTCAAACACCGAGCTGTACGCCGACGGTGACTTCGACGACGCGGTCCGCACGGTCCTCGGTGACGTCGAGCGCGTCCGGGAGGTGCTCTCCGAGTATCAGGACAAGGTCGACGACGAGTACGTCCCCTTCAATCCGGTCTGTGAGGCGTGCGGGAAGGTCACGGAGACGGTGACCGACATCGACCTCGACCGCGAGACCGTCGACTACGTCTGTACCGACATGGAGGCCGGCGGCAACGTCATCGAGGGGTGCGGTCACGACGGGACCGCGACGTTCCGGGAGGGGAAGCTCCCGTGGCGGCTGGAGTGGCCCGCTCAGTGGGGCGTCCTCGACGTCGACTTCGAGCCGTTCGGCAAGGACCACGCGGAGGGGTCGTGGCCCTCCGGCGTCGACGTCGCGCGGAACGTCTTCGGCCGGGATCCGCCCGTGCCGATGGTGTACGAGTGGTTCACCCTCAACGGCGAGGCGTTCTCCTCCTCCGAGGGCAACGTCGTCACGGTCCAGGAGCTGCTGGAACTACTCGAACCCGAGGTGTTGCGCTACTTCTTCGCGCTTCACCCGAAGAGGGCCCGCGACCTGGACATCGAGCGGCTCGACCAGCTCGTCGACCGCTTCGACCGGTTCGAGCGCGCGTACTTCGGCGGGGTCGACGACCCGGATCTGGCCGCCTTCGCCGAACGCGCCTATCCGTTCGTCGTCGATCGCGTCGACGACCCGCCGGCGGAGAAACCGATCCGGCTCCCGTACACGTTCGCGGCGGTCCTCGGAATGGTCGACGACCCCGACTTCCGCGAGCGCCTCGCCCGCGACGAGGGGCACATTCCGGACGACGCGGACGCCGACGCGGTCGACGCCGCGCTCGCCCGCGTCGAGCAGGCCAGGAACTGGGCCGAGCGGACCGGAAACGAGTACGACTACCGGCTCCAGACTGCGCTTCCCGACGCCGAGTTCGACGCGGATGTCGCCGCCGCGCTCGACGACCTGGCCGACTTCGTCGCGGCCGGCAACGACGGTGAGGCGATCCAGGCGGAGATGTACGAGACCGCCCGCGACCACGATGTCGAGGTGAGCGACTTCTTCGCGGCGGGCTACCGGCTGTTCTTCGACGACACGCAGGGACCGCGGCTCGGGGAGTTCCTCGGTGAACTGGAGCGAGAGTACGTCGTCGACAGGCTCCGCCGGGAGGCGTAG
- a CDS encoding sensor histidine kinase KdpD translates to MKYNLKPIYARSVTVLTAAYLCLGALVAVAVDLAVASASGSAVGWTPTRLVGDWLLVAGSGGVFYGAVTHHRRRVEAARRDLETSNQKLQVLSRVFRHNVRNDLNVIQGYTDLLADRVEDDRSEQYLETIRQTTDDVVEISEKLRAVEDASPEPPDCRVDLVDAVHEAVGVLDADCASVTVEAPPEAWICADDSVEFPIREVFENAVTHNDGATRRVEATIRENGTTTCLEVIDNGPGIPSDECAVLQAEEETPLSHASSIGLWLVKWTCETQGGTVRFDANDDGTTVRLRFESAASPATPTR, encoded by the coding sequence ATGAAATATAACTTGAAACCCATTTACGCGCGGTCGGTGACCGTTCTCACGGCGGCGTACCTCTGTCTCGGGGCGCTGGTCGCGGTCGCGGTCGACCTCGCGGTCGCGTCTGCGAGCGGCTCCGCGGTCGGGTGGACGCCGACTCGCCTCGTCGGCGACTGGCTGTTGGTCGCGGGATCCGGCGGGGTCTTCTACGGTGCGGTCACCCACCATCGCCGTCGGGTGGAGGCGGCTCGTCGGGATCTCGAAACTTCTAACCAGAAGTTACAGGTTTTGAGCCGCGTTTTTCGGCACAACGTACGCAACGACCTCAACGTGATTCAGGGATACACGGATCTGCTCGCTGACCGGGTCGAAGACGACCGGAGCGAGCAGTACCTGGAGACGATCCGGCAGACGACCGACGACGTCGTCGAGATCAGCGAGAAGCTCCGCGCGGTCGAGGACGCGTCGCCCGAACCACCGGACTGCCGCGTCGACCTCGTCGACGCGGTCCACGAGGCGGTCGGCGTCCTCGACGCCGACTGCGCCTCGGTCACCGTCGAGGCGCCGCCGGAGGCGTGGATCTGCGCGGACGACTCCGTGGAGTTCCCGATCCGCGAGGTGTTCGAGAACGCCGTCACCCACAACGACGGCGCGACGCGGCGCGTGGAGGCGACGATCCGCGAGAACGGGACGACCACCTGTCTGGAGGTCATCGACAACGGACCCGGGATCCCCTCGGACGAGTGCGCCGTGTTGCAGGCCGAAGAGGAGACGCCGCTCTCGCACGCGAGCAGCATCGGGCTGTGGCTCGTCAAGTGGACGTGTGAGACGCAGGGCGGCACAGTCCGGTTCGACGCGAACGACGACGGCACCACGGTTCGGCTCCGGTTCGAGTCGGCGGCGTCTCCCGCTACTCCAACTCGGTGA
- a CDS encoding DUF5808 domain-containing protein codes for MADKQSSGEILGIPYNFERPSLGRLLSSYWQPDKGMLVEKPFGIGYTLNLANWRSWVVLAVAGGLYYQQQQSAGTGGSDEDAADDEGGPVEVIVDDD; via the coding sequence ATGGCAGACAAACAGTCGTCGGGAGAGATTCTCGGCATTCCGTACAACTTCGAGCGTCCGAGCCTCGGGCGCCTGCTCTCGTCGTACTGGCAGCCCGACAAGGGGATGCTCGTCGAGAAGCCGTTCGGCATCGGCTACACGCTGAACCTCGCCAACTGGCGGTCGTGGGTCGTCCTCGCGGTCGCCGGCGGGCTGTACTACCAGCAACAGCAGTCCGCCGGGACCGGCGGTTCCGACGAAGACGCGGCCGACGACGAGGGCGGACCCGTCGAAGTGATCGTCGACGACGACTGA
- a CDS encoding bifunctional N(6)-L-threonylcarbamoyladenine synthase/serine/threonine protein kinase — protein sequence MRVLGIEGTAWCASAALYDAETDSVLIESDPYEPDSGGIHPREAAEHMSEAIPEVVDGVLDAAEAEHGPDAIDAVAFSRGPGLGPCLRIVGTAARSLAGTLDVPLVGVNHMVAHLEIGRHRSGFDNPVCLNASGANAHLLGYHDGRYRVLGETMDAGVGNALDKFTRHVGWSHPGGPKVEAAATEFVTAAGGDGSGASGAAADLLDLPYVVKGMDFSFSGISSAANDAADDGVPVEKICFSLQEHVFAMLTEVSERALSLTGADELVLGGGVAQNDRLREMLTAMCEARGADFHAPEPRFLRDNAGMIAVLGAKMAAAGDAVPVAESAVDPNFRPDQVPVTWRAGESVARGRASGGSGDTERGADADRRGAEATVTMEGVDGGRRAVKRRVEKSYRHPELDRTLRRDRTVAEARLTSEARRAGVPTPLVYDVDLATATLTLQYVGERDLAATLDERWTGAVGRHLARLHGAGIVHGDPTTRNVRVSPDAAESGEPGDEPTATPETYLIDFGLGYHTGHVEDHAMDLHVFEGSIRATAIDPEPLIAAFEAGYESVGDDEVIGRLQEVAGRGRYR from the coding sequence ATGCGCGTTCTCGGCATCGAGGGCACCGCGTGGTGTGCGAGCGCCGCGCTGTATGACGCCGAGACGGACTCCGTTCTCATCGAATCCGACCCCTACGAGCCGGACAGCGGCGGCATTCACCCGCGCGAGGCCGCCGAACACATGTCGGAAGCGATCCCCGAGGTCGTCGACGGGGTGTTGGACGCGGCCGAGGCGGAACACGGTCCCGACGCGATCGACGCGGTCGCGTTCTCGCGGGGGCCGGGGCTCGGTCCCTGTCTCCGGATCGTCGGGACCGCGGCACGGTCGCTCGCCGGGACGCTCGATGTCCCGCTGGTCGGCGTCAACCACATGGTGGCGCACCTGGAGATCGGTCGGCACCGCTCCGGCTTCGATAACCCGGTGTGTCTGAACGCGTCGGGGGCGAACGCGCATCTGCTCGGCTACCACGACGGGCGGTACCGCGTGCTTGGTGAGACGATGGACGCGGGCGTGGGCAACGCGCTCGACAAGTTCACGCGTCACGTCGGGTGGAGCCATCCCGGCGGGCCGAAGGTGGAGGCGGCGGCGACGGAGTTCGTGACGGCCGCGGGCGGAGACGGGAGCGGAGCGTCCGGGGCGGCCGCCGACCTCCTCGATCTCCCCTACGTCGTCAAGGGGATGGACTTCTCGTTTTCCGGGATCAGCTCGGCCGCCAACGACGCCGCGGACGACGGCGTCCCCGTCGAGAAAATCTGCTTTTCGCTCCAGGAACACGTGTTCGCGATGCTCACGGAGGTGTCGGAGCGCGCGCTGTCGCTGACGGGCGCCGACGAGCTCGTGTTGGGCGGCGGCGTCGCGCAGAACGATCGTTTGCGGGAGATGCTGACCGCGATGTGTGAGGCTCGCGGCGCCGACTTCCACGCCCCAGAGCCGCGCTTCCTCCGAGACAACGCGGGGATGATCGCCGTGCTGGGCGCGAAGATGGCGGCCGCCGGGGACGCGGTTCCGGTCGCGGAGTCCGCCGTCGACCCGAACTTCCGCCCGGACCAGGTGCCGGTGACGTGGCGGGCGGGCGAGTCGGTGGCACGCGGACGCGCGAGCGGCGGGTCGGGAGACACGGAACGCGGCGCGGACGCGGACCGCCGCGGCGCGGAGGCGACCGTGACGATGGAAGGGGTCGACGGCGGCCGCCGCGCGGTCAAGCGGCGCGTGGAGAAGTCGTACCGACACCCCGAACTCGACCGGACGCTCAGACGCGACCGGACCGTCGCGGAGGCCCGGCTCACGAGCGAGGCGCGGCGGGCGGGCGTCCCGACGCCGCTCGTGTACGACGTCGACCTCGCGACCGCGACGCTGACCCTCCAGTACGTCGGTGAGCGCGACCTCGCGGCCACTCTCGACGAGCGGTGGACCGGGGCGGTGGGCCGTCACCTCGCTCGGCTTCACGGCGCGGGGATCGTCCACGGCGACCCGACCACCCGGAACGTACGGGTGTCGCCCGACGCCGCCGAGTCAGGCGAACCCGGAGACGAGCCGACCGCGACGCCGGAGACGTATCTCATCGACTTCGGACTCGGTTACCACACGGGCCACGTCGAGGACCACGCGATGGACCTCCACGTGTTCGAGGGGTCGATCCGGGCGACCGCGATCGACCCCGAGCCGCTGATCGCGGCGTTCGAGGCGGGATACGAGTCGGTCGGTGACGACGAGGTCATCGGTCGACTCCAAGAGGTTGCTGGCCGCGGTCGGTATCGCTGA
- a CDS encoding 30S ribosomal protein S24e: MDVDIISEEENPMLHRTDIRFETTHEEATPSRLSVRDSLAAKLDKDSEEVVVHELDTKFGMRKTIGYAKAYDSAADALDVEQDHMLERNKIGDEEADAEEA; this comes from the coding sequence ATGGACGTCGATATCATCTCCGAGGAAGAGAACCCGATGTTGCACCGCACGGACATCCGATTCGAGACGACCCACGAGGAGGCGACTCCCTCGCGGCTGTCGGTCCGCGACTCGCTCGCAGCCAAGCTCGACAAGGACTCCGAGGAGGTCGTCGTCCACGAGCTGGACACGAAGTTCGGCATGCGAAAGACGATCGGCTACGCGAAAGCGTACGACTCGGCCGCCGACGCCCTAGACGTCGAGCAGGACCACATGCTCGAACGCAACAAGATCGGCGACGAAGAGGCGGACGCCGAGGAAGCCTAA
- a CDS encoding GTP-dependent dephospho-CoA kinase family protein, giving the protein MTDSSDPLLTLPESLRDAFKEPLGPVTTDVAALVAAVDETRERHGSAGEARARLIAVGDVVTYHLREAGRVPDVAFVDGKTEREAVREEIATALAATEGRRVSVENPAAALSAPLLDALADALAAADPVTVEVAGEEDLAALPAMLAAPLGSTVVYGQPGEGMVRVAVTAETRRRARELFEGLTGDAAAAYEILGVDPDEVGGDDSAEGA; this is encoded by the coding sequence ATGACCGACTCGTCTGATCCGCTTCTCACGCTGCCCGAATCGCTGCGCGACGCGTTCAAGGAGCCACTGGGACCGGTGACGACCGACGTCGCCGCGCTCGTGGCGGCCGTCGACGAGACCCGCGAGCGACACGGCTCCGCGGGGGAAGCCCGCGCACGGCTGATCGCGGTCGGCGACGTGGTCACCTACCACCTCCGAGAGGCCGGTCGCGTGCCGGACGTGGCGTTCGTCGACGGGAAGACGGAGCGCGAGGCGGTCCGCGAGGAGATAGCGACCGCGCTCGCGGCCACTGAGGGGCGACGAGTCTCGGTCGAGAACCCGGCGGCGGCGCTGTCGGCGCCGCTGCTCGACGCGCTCGCTGATGCGCTCGCGGCCGCCGACCCGGTGACGGTCGAGGTGGCCGGCGAGGAGGACTTGGCGGCGCTGCCGGCGATGCTCGCGGCGCCGCTCGGGTCGACGGTCGTCTACGGCCAGCCCGGCGAGGGGATGGTCCGCGTCGCGGTCACGGCCGAGACCCGACGGCGGGCACGGGAGCTGTTCGAAGGACTAACAGGCGACGCGGCGGCCGCGTACGAGATCCTCGGCGTCGACCCGGACGAGGTCGGCGGAGACGACTCGGCCGAGGGAGCGTAG
- the spt4 gene encoding transcription elongation factor subunit Spt4: MAEDRLACRECHHVNDPDAQTCALCGSSSLTEDWAGYVIVTKPEGSQIAEEMNVSESGAYALKVR, translated from the coding sequence ATGGCCGAGGACCGCCTGGCGTGCCGGGAGTGTCACCACGTCAACGACCCGGACGCCCAGACCTGCGCGCTCTGCGGGTCGTCGTCGCTGACGGAGGACTGGGCGGGCTACGTCATCGTCACCAAGCCCGAGGGCAGCCAGATCGCCGAGGAGATGAACGTCTCCGAGTCGGGCGCGTACGCTCTCAAGGTCCGGTAA
- a CDS encoding DNA-directed RNA polymerase has protein sequence MYKRVRLKDTVEVPPKHLADVTDERVKALLQDKLEGRMDEDVGSIVSVIDVHDIGDGAVLHNRPGVYYEAEFDALTYDPDMQEVADGTVVETVEFGAFVGIGPVDGLLHVSQITDEYLTFDGANQQLASSDSDKTLGVDDAVRVRVVTKSIDERNPRDSKIGLTAKQPGLGKHEWLEGQRKHREQTGEEAD, from the coding sequence ATGTACAAACGAGTTCGACTCAAGGACACGGTCGAGGTCCCGCCGAAGCACCTGGCGGACGTCACCGACGAGCGGGTGAAAGCTCTGCTCCAAGACAAGCTGGAAGGACGGATGGACGAGGACGTCGGCAGCATCGTGAGTGTCATCGACGTTCACGACATCGGCGACGGCGCGGTGTTACACAACCGGCCGGGCGTCTACTACGAGGCGGAGTTCGACGCGCTCACCTACGACCCCGACATGCAGGAGGTCGCCGACGGCACCGTCGTCGAGACGGTGGAGTTCGGCGCCTTCGTCGGGATCGGCCCGGTGGACGGACTGCTCCACGTCTCGCAGATCACCGACGAGTACCTCACGTTCGACGGCGCGAACCAGCAGCTCGCCTCGTCGGACTCGGACAAGACGCTCGGGGTCGACGACGCCGTGCGCGTCCGCGTCGTCACGAAGAGCATCGACGAACGCAACCCCCGCGACTCGAAGATCGGACTCACGGCGAAACAGCCCGGTCTCGGCAAACACGAGTGGCTCGAAGGCCAGCGGAAACACCGCGAACAGACCGGTGAGGAGGCCGACTGA
- a CDS encoding DUF188 domain-containing protein: MADDARADGPESTAAGEARAEALAGGSEAQRASGSDRHSPSGNRALPGDSRTQSGDGVPTVALDASALMAPVEADLRLFEELDRLLGGYGTVVPAAVSAELDGLRGGNGAAATAASVGADLAERAETVETDESYADDALVALAAAGRVDAVVTNDGPLANRVLDAGAPVIALRGRNTLAITEP, from the coding sequence GTGGCAGACGACGCCCGCGCGGACGGCCCGGAGTCGACCGCCGCGGGCGAGGCCCGCGCTGAGGCCCTCGCAGGGGGCAGCGAGGCGCAACGCGCCTCTGGCAGCGATAGACACAGTCCCTCGGGAAACCGGGCTTTGCCCGGTGACAGCCGGACGCAGTCCGGCGACGGCGTTCCGACCGTCGCGCTCGACGCGAGCGCCTTGATGGCGCCGGTCGAAGCGGACCTCCGGCTGTTCGAGGAGTTGGACCGGCTCCTCGGCGGCTACGGGACCGTGGTGCCGGCGGCGGTGAGCGCGGAACTCGACGGTCTCCGGGGCGGGAACGGCGCGGCGGCGACCGCCGCGAGCGTCGGGGCGGACCTCGCGGAGCGGGCGGAGACGGTCGAGACGGACGAATCGTACGCCGACGACGCGCTCGTCGCCCTGGCCGCGGCCGGCCGGGTCGACGCCGTCGTCACCAACGACGGCCCCCTCGCGAACCGGGTGCTGGACGCGGGCGCACCAGTAATCGCTTTAAGGGGTCGGAACACACTGGCGATAACGGAACCATAG
- a CDS encoding translation initiation factor IF-2 subunit gamma encodes MTEANTQPEVNIGLVGHVDHGKTTLVQALSGSWTDQHSEEMKRGISIRLGYADATFRRCPGVDEPECYTVDEECEDGSTSEPIRTVSFVDAPGHETLMATMLSGASIMDGAVLVVSATEDVPQAQTEEHLMALDLIGIENIVIAQNKVDLVDRDRAVDNYRQIQEFVEGTVAEDAPIVPVSAQQEVNMDLLIGAVESEIPTPDRDPGESARLYAARSFDINRPGATADDLKGGVVGGSLVGGELSVGDGLEIRPGREVDEEGQTEWRPLETTVRSLQAGSHDVESARPGGLLGVGTGLDPSLTKGDALAGQVAGEPGTLPPTREEFEMSVDLLDRVVGKEDDESGDSDIEEITTSEPLMLTVGTATTVGAVTSARDGECEVSLKRPVCAEEGAQIAINRRVGARWRLIGVGTLT; translated from the coding sequence GTGACTGAAGCAAACACACAACCGGAGGTGAACATCGGTCTCGTCGGTCACGTCGACCACGGGAAGACCACGCTGGTACAGGCGTTGTCCGGCTCGTGGACCGACCAGCACAGCGAGGAAATGAAACGCGGCATCTCGATCCGGCTGGGATACGCGGACGCGACGTTCCGTCGTTGTCCCGGCGTCGACGAGCCCGAGTGTTACACCGTCGACGAGGAGTGCGAGGACGGCTCGACGAGCGAGCCGATTCGGACGGTGTCGTTCGTCGACGCGCCGGGCCACGAGACGCTGATGGCCACGATGCTCTCGGGCGCCTCGATCATGGACGGGGCAGTCCTCGTCGTGAGCGCGACCGAGGACGTCCCGCAGGCCCAGACCGAAGAGCACCTGATGGCGCTCGATCTCATCGGTATCGAGAACATCGTCATCGCACAGAACAAGGTGGACCTGGTCGACCGCGACCGCGCCGTCGACAACTACCGGCAGATCCAGGAGTTCGTCGAGGGGACCGTCGCGGAGGACGCACCGATCGTCCCCGTCTCGGCCCAACAGGAGGTCAACATGGACCTCCTGATCGGCGCGGTCGAGTCGGAAATTCCGACCCCAGACCGTGATCCGGGCGAGAGCGCCCGGCTGTACGCGGCCCGCTCGTTCGACATCAACCGACCGGGCGCGACCGCGGATGATCTTAAGGGCGGCGTCGTCGGCGGCTCGCTGGTCGGCGGCGAGCTATCGGTCGGCGACGGGTTGGAGATCCGTCCGGGCCGCGAGGTCGACGAAGAGGGACAGACCGAGTGGCGCCCTCTCGAAACGACCGTCCGGTCGCTTCAGGCCGGCAGCCACGACGTCGAGAGCGCCCGTCCCGGAGGGTTACTCGGCGTCGGCACCGGACTCGATCCCAGCCTGACGAAGGGCGACGCCCTCGCCGGACAGGTCGCCGGCGAGCCGGGGACGCTCCCGCCGACCCGCGAGGAGTTCGAGATGAGTGTCGACCTCCTCGACCGCGTCGTCGGCAAGGAGGACGACGAGAGCGGCGACAGCGACATCGAGGAGATCACCACCAGCGAGCCGCTGATGCTCACGGTCGGTACGGCGACGACCGTCGGCGCCGTGACGAGCGCGCGCGACGGCGAGTGCGAGGTGAGCCTCAAGCGGCCCGTCTGCGCCGAGGAGGGCGCACAGATCGCGATCAACCGGCGCGTCGGCGCGCGCTGGCGGCTCATCGGCGTCGGGACGCTCACGTAG
- a CDS encoding DUF5810 domain-containing protein has protein sequence MGYACPVCDTPQRDGEHLAHHLAFTAMLHGGDHEDWLDDRVPDWSEREPAGLAAEVTPHAADAEYNEVFEDTVPRGRPDVGMGSGANPDDAGHGGGGAGHGHDHDHLADRNEPPETGVPDADTVDDPTVAEAIRDARELTREATGDGNATNDDTNLESSDADSEEDATVDPDRGS, from the coding sequence ATGGGATACGCGTGCCCCGTCTGTGACACTCCGCAGCGCGACGGCGAACACCTCGCGCACCATCTCGCGTTCACGGCGATGCTCCACGGCGGCGACCACGAGGACTGGCTCGACGACCGCGTCCCGGACTGGAGCGAGCGCGAGCCGGCGGGGCTCGCGGCCGAGGTGACGCCCCACGCCGCCGACGCCGAGTACAACGAGGTGTTCGAGGACACCGTCCCCCGCGGGCGGCCGGACGTCGGGATGGGGTCGGGTGCGAATCCGGACGACGCCGGTCACGGTGGCGGCGGTGCGGGACACGGCCACGACCACGATCACCTCGCCGACCGGAACGAACCGCCAGAAACCGGCGTTCCGGACGCCGACACGGTCGACGACCCGACCGTTGCGGAGGCGATCCGAGACGCGAGAGAGTTGACCCGAGAGGCGACCGGAGACGGGAACGCGACGAACGACGACACGAACCTCGAATCGAGCGACGCGGACTCCGAGGAAGACGCCACCGTCGACCCGGACCGCGGCTCGTAG